Below is a genomic region from Streptomyces sp. NBC_00461.
GGACTTCGACAGAGACAACGGGGAGAGCCGGGATGTCCGAACAGGACGACGCTGAGCGGGAGTTCGACCTCAGGTGGGCGGAGAGCGCCGACCACAAGGAGCCCTCGGCTCGGGCGCGGATGCTCGCGGCGCGCTGGAAGGAGAACCCGCCCGAGCCGGTGCCCTTCCGCGGTGACCCCGAGCCGGCCGCTCCACGCCGGTCGT
It encodes:
- a CDS encoding SCO2583/SCO2584 N-terminal domain-containing protein codes for the protein MSEQDDAEREFDLRWAESADHKEPSARARMLAARWKENPPEPVPFRGDPEPAAPRRSSWVSTAIVLGSVAAIILLLGYARFRAPY